GAAGCGTCCTCCTGGTTTTGGTTAGTGGCCGGCCTGTTGGTTATCTTCCGGGGCATCTCCGCCCCGGCCTCATTGAAGCGTCCTCTGCGCTCGATCTGTTCCCTCGTGAGCGTCATCTTCCGGGGCATCTCCGCCCCGGCCTCATTGAAGCAAGTTGCAAAGGGATGTCGTCAAATTCTACATCTTGATCTTCCGGGGCATCTCCGCCCCGGCCTCATTGAAGCTCGCGCCAGGAGAGCTCCACGATCAGCGAGCGAGGCGGATCTTCCGGGGCATCTCCGCCCCGGCCTCATTGAAGCGCTCCAACAAGTGTCAGTGCTCTGCCCTCTATAAAATCTTCCGGGGCCTCTCCGCCCCGGCCTCATTGAAGCTATGTACAGAATTTCTATAAAATAAAGCACTTGTTTATCTTCCGGGGCATCTCCGCCCCGGCCTCATTGAAGCGCAAGCCCAGCGCCTGCTGACGTGTCGCGAAGCCCTATCTTCCGGGGCATCTCCGCCCCGGCCTCATTGAAGCTGGGATAATTCAAGCTAATTTTTTGCTTCTCGCCCGTGGATCTTCCGGGGCATCTCCGCCCCGGCCTCATTGAAGCCTTCTTTTGGCAAGCTCAGCACACGCGGAGCTGTCACTTATCTTCCGGGGCATCTCCGCCCCGACCTCATTGAAGCGGCGTAGGTCTGAAAGCCCTCCTGCGGGACCTCTTATCTTCCGGGGATTGAAACATGACGAGCCCATAAGCTGGGGACTTCTGTGCCGCCGTCGCGGCCGGGGTCATGCCCGGCCGAGGATTGAACCTTGGTAGGCCGCACCCTTTTTGCGTCCCATGTGTGCCTGCGACCCAAGGTGCGTACCCTCGTCCAGTATAACCCTTTCAATATCAAGGTCGCCGTCGATGCGATCATTGACCAACCAAACGGAGTTATCATGTGCGACCGCAACAATTTCCCCAAGCACCCCTTCTTCTTTCTCGGCCTGCTCAAGGATCGGCTTGGGAAGCTGGCTCTCCGTTTCAACAACCCGTATGCGCTCTTTGGGGATGCCGATACGCTCCCCGATTGCGACAGCCCGCTTGTTGGTTTTGTCACGACTCGCCGGGGTGGCTTCCCGATTCTGCGCGACCGAGCGAGAGAAGCTTGCGCGGCCCTCGTACATGTCGATGACGGGCCGGTTGTTGGTGATAGGTCGCGGCCGGGGTCATACCCGGCTGTTTGCGGAGGGCATCAAAAAGTCCCCCTTTGAAAAAGGGGGATGAGGGGGATTTGACCGGGACCTTGCCGCCCCGACCCTTGACCTGCCCCTGAAAGCGACAAGGTATCCGCCGCCTCAGGACCTGCAACGCGGCGCTAAGGAATAGGGTTACAGGAGCCTCGAAAAAATCCTCGTCCGTGCCATTCGGCAGGGAAATCGTTTTTCGTATTGAGATTTTAAAGCTTTGCTCACTCCCAGGGTTTGATCACCCCGGATTCGAGGGCGGCGCGTTCCACGGCCTCGGCAACTTTTTTGTGGACCTCGGGGTGCAGGATGGACGGGACCAGTTCGCGCTCCTCGGCGCAGGCGGCGATGGCGCGGGCGGCGGCGATTTTCATTTTGTTGTTGATGCGTGTGGCGCGCACGTTGAGGGCGCCGCGAAAGATACCGGGGAAGCCCAGGGCATTATTGACCACCTTGCCGTCGGCGGCGAAGGCGGCGCCGGCCTGCCGGGCGTCCTCGGGGGTAATTTCCGGATTGGGGTTGGACAGGGCAAGGATCACCTGCCCCTTGCGCACCATGGCGGGTTTGATCAGGCCGGGACAGCCGGTGGTGGCGATGACGATGTTGGATTCGCGCATGACATCGTCGAGGCTGCCGGCCGTGCCGCCGGCGTTCTCGAGCATCTGCCGGGCCGAGTCCTTGAGGTCGGTGCCGATGACGCTTTTTACGCCGAAGGCCAGGAGCAGCTTGCTGATGCCCATGCCGGCGGCCCCCAGGCCGATGACGCCGACCACCGATTTGCCGATCATCTGCCCCGAAAAGCGGCTGGCGTTGAGCAGCGCGGCCAGGGCCACCACCGCGGTGCCGTGCTGGTCGTCATGCATGACCGGAATGTCGAGGGCCTGGCTGAGGGCGTCCTCGATCTCGAAGCACTCGGGCGCGGCGATGTCCTCGAGCTTGATGGCGCCGAAGGTGGGGGCGATGTGCTTGACGGTGTCGATGATCACCTGGGGATCTTTGTTCTGGATCAGTATCGGAATGCCGCTGATGCCGACGAAATGGTCGAAGAGGGCAGCCTTGCCTTCCATGACCGGCATGCCGGCCACCGCGCCGATGTCGCCGAGGCCCAGGATGGCGGTGCCGTTGGTGACGATGGCCACCATGTTGTGGATGGCGGTGTATTTCCATGCCAGTTCGGGCTTTTTCTGGATGTCGCGGCAGATGGCGGCCACGCCTGGGGTGTAGATCTTGCGGATGTCGCCGATGTTTTTGATGGGTCGCTTGGCCTTGACGGCGATCTTGCCGCCTTCGTGGAGTTGGTGGACCAGGTCGATGACGTCCTCGACGATGATGCCCTCGACCTTGGACAGGTTGTCGAGGATCTGCTCGAGGTGTTCGTCGGAATCGACATAGATGGTCATTTCGCGCAGGTTGTGGGTGAGACCCATGCGCAGCAGGCGGATGTCGCCGATGTTGCTGCCCGCCATGCCGATGGCCGAGGTCAGCCGCCCCAGATAGCCCGGCTTGTCGAGGATCAGCACCCTGAGCGTTTTCGCGATTTTTCCAGCGCCTTTTTCAATTTCCATGGTCCTGGCACTCCCCTGGTCGGTGGTCGATGAAGGCTCTTGATGCTGCCATTTCATACTCCTGGAAATCGGGCTTGTCAATGGACCTTGTGGGGGTTGAGCCCGCGGCGCGTTCCGTGGTAAATGACGAGTCGGATGACGTGATTTGGCGCAAGGGGGGAAACCATGGAGCGGGAAGCGGAGATGCCGAGGACGGCGCTGGTCAGTCTGCGCAATTATCAGGAACTGCGTGCCAAGGTCGAGGCGCTCTGTGGCCGCATCGAGAATGAATTCCGCGAACAGCTCTGCTGCCGCAAGGGCTGTTCCGATTGCTGCCGTCATCTCTCCCTGTTCTGGGTCGAGGCCGTTGCCCTGGCCCTGGCCCTCGAATCGTTGCCGGATAGCCAGGCCGAGAGGATTCGCGCCGCGGCGCGCTCGTCGACGCCCGACGGGCCCTGCCCCCTGCTTGCCGAAGGTGCCTGTCTGTTGTACGCGGCGCGCCCGCTGATCTGCCGCACCCATGGTCTGCCGGTGCTCAATGAGGCGCGGGGTCGCGCGGTGGTTGATTTCTGTGACCTGAACTTTCGCGGACTGGGCTCCTTGCCGGCGCGGGCCCTGATCAACCTGGACCTGCTCAATACCACCCTGGCCGGCATCAATCATCTGTTTGTCTCTGAAATTTTTCACGGCCATCCTCCCGAAAAAGAGCGCCTGAGCATCGCCGAGGCCCTGCTGCTCGATCTCTGAAAACGGTTCGTCCTTCTGCTGTTTTCCTGCCCCGCTTTTCCCCCGAAGCATTGCAAACCCGTCGCGCTGTGCTCTAATTGATGGAAATCAGTGCCGGGTTCGCCTTTCGGACCCTGCCAATGTCGGTCGGGAGGGCGTGCATGCCGCTGGAAGTTTTTACCCTGATCATGATGATCCTGGTGCTCATCGTCGTCATTTTTCTCATTCCGTTGCTGTTGCAGTTGCGCGGCACGGTGCAGCGCATCGACGATCTGGTGCGCGACGTCCAACATGATCTGGTGCCCATGCTCAAGGAGTTGCGCGAGGCCTCCGAGCATGTCAAGCGCACCACGCAAGCGGCGGAAAAGGGCAGCGAGTTGCTGGCCGCCCTGGGCGAGGCGGGGGGCGCCGTCAACCAATTCTCCCATTTTCTCAAGCACGATGTCGGCCGCCTGGCCGGGAACCTGGCGGGTTTCTGGGCCGGATTCCGGGCCGCGGGCAAAACCCTGGCGCGATACGCCGAAACCAAGGAAAGGAGTTGATCTCATGAACGGAGAATGCCGGAGCAGCGGGTTTGCCGGAATTTTGCTGGCCTTTATCGCCGGCGCCGCGGTGGGTGGCGGCATCGCCCTGTTGGCCGCGCCGCGCTCAGGTCAGGATACGCGCGAGCGCTTGACCAACCTGGCGGATGAAACCCGCGAGAAGCTGCACGAAATGACCGAGGAGGCCGAGGCCCATGTGCGCGAGGTGATCGAGGAAGGGCGCCAGGCGCTTCTGGAGAAACGCGACATGATCAAGGCGGCCGTCGAAGCCGGCAAGCAGGCTATGGAAGCCGAGCGCGACAAGCACGCCAAGGCGACCTGAGAACTGGGTCGCCGTAGCGGACCCGCGGTCGCGAGACCGTGGGTTTTTTTTCGGGTAAAGCGGGAAGGGCAGGCTTTGGTGTCTGGAATCAAGGAGAAAATCGAGCGGTTGGTCAGTCTCTTTCGGCCCGAGGTGGAGGTGTCCCCGAGCGCGGGCTACAGGGGTTTTTTTCTGAAAAAAGGGCGCATCGCTTCGCTGGTGCTGCATGATTTCGTGGCCGACGGCTGCCTGTTGCGGGCCTCGGCCCTGACTTTCACCTCGTTGCTGGCCATCGTGCCGCTGCTGGCTCTGATGTTCGCTCTGCTCAAGGGCTTCGGTGTGCAGAATCAGCTCGAACCGATCATCCTCGACAATCTGGCCATGGGGTCCGAGGCGGTGGTGGCCGAGATCCTTCTCTATATCGAAAATACCAACGTCGGACGTCTCGGCGTGGTGGGGTTGCTGACGCTGTTCGTGACCGTTCTGGCCATGCTCTCCAATATCGAAAAGAGCTTCAACGCCGTGTGGGGCGTGGAGGAAACCCGTTCCCTCTACCGGCGCTTCGCCGATTATTTTTCCGTGGTCATGATCGGTCCGGTGTTTATTTTCGCGGCCATTTCCATGACCAGCACCCTGCAGAGCAACGCCGTGGTGCATGCCCTCAAGGAAAAGGCCCTGGTCGGCGACCTGATGCTTTTTTTGTTCAAGATCCTGCCCTTTGTCGGCATGTGGATCGCGTTTACCGCTCTTTACATGTTCATGCCCAATGCGCGGGTGAGTAAACGCGCCGCCCTCATCGGGGGGATCTTCGGCGGCACCCTCTGGCAATTGGCGCAGTGGGGCTATGTGCATTTCCAGGTCGGGGTATCCAAGTACAACGCCATTTACGGCACCATGGCGGCCCTGCCCATCTTCATGATGTGGATCTATCTGAGCTGGGTGATCGTGCTGCTGGGGCTGGAGCTGACCTACGCGGTGCAGCACCTGCGCCGGGTCAGTCAGGAGGTGCGGGTTTCCGAGGTGAATTTCGCCAGCCGGGAAATGCTCGCCCTGGGAGTGTTTCTCATGCTGGCCGAGGCTTTTTATCGCGGCGGGCGTCCGCGCACCCTGGACGACATCTCGGTGGCACTGCAACTGCCGCCGCGTTTGGCGCGCAGCATCCTGGGGCAGTTGGTGCGCCTGGGCGCCCTGAGTGAGGTGCGCAGCGACGAGGCGTCCGATTACGCCTACCAGCCCGCGCGGACCCTGCAAACCCTGAGCGTGCACGATTTTCTCGAAAAGATCCGCTGGGACGGGGTGGATGTGCGCGGCGCCCGGCAGGGTCGGGTGCGCGAGTTG
This portion of the Geoalkalibacter sp. genome encodes:
- a CDS encoding YihY/virulence factor BrkB family protein, whose amino-acid sequence is MSGIKEKIERLVSLFRPEVEVSPSAGYRGFFLKKGRIASLVLHDFVADGCLLRASALTFTSLLAIVPLLALMFALLKGFGVQNQLEPIILDNLAMGSEAVVAEILLYIENTNVGRLGVVGLLTLFVTVLAMLSNIEKSFNAVWGVEETRSLYRRFADYFSVVMIGPVFIFAAISMTSTLQSNAVVHALKEKALVGDLMLFLFKILPFVGMWIAFTALYMFMPNARVSKRAALIGGIFGGTLWQLAQWGYVHFQVGVSKYNAIYGTMAALPIFMMWIYLSWVIVLLGLELTYAVQHLRRVSQEVRVSEVNFASREMLALGVFLMLAEAFYRGGRPRTLDDISVALQLPPRLARSILGQLVRLGALSEVRSDEASDYAYQPARTLQTLSVHDFLEKIRWDGVDVRGARQGRVRELVRDIDQRLVQARREALAGMSLHELAMRVMAEEKGARADEEDPRSVSRS
- a CDS encoding YtxH domain-containing protein; this translates as MNGECRSSGFAGILLAFIAGAAVGGGIALLAAPRSGQDTRERLTNLADETREKLHEMTEEAEAHVREVIEEGRQALLEKRDMIKAAVEAGKQAMEAERDKHAKAT
- a CDS encoding YkgJ family cysteine cluster protein, which translates into the protein MEREAEMPRTALVSLRNYQELRAKVEALCGRIENEFREQLCCRKGCSDCCRHLSLFWVEAVALALALESLPDSQAERIRAAARSSTPDGPCPLLAEGACLLYAARPLICRTHGLPVLNEARGRAVVDFCDLNFRGLGSLPARALINLDLLNTTLAGINHLFVSEIFHGHPPEKERLSIAEALLLDL
- a CDS encoding NAD-dependent malic enzyme, coding for MEIEKGAGKIAKTLRVLILDKPGYLGRLTSAIGMAGSNIGDIRLLRMGLTHNLREMTIYVDSDEHLEQILDNLSKVEGIIVEDVIDLVHQLHEGGKIAVKAKRPIKNIGDIRKIYTPGVAAICRDIQKKPELAWKYTAIHNMVAIVTNGTAILGLGDIGAVAGMPVMEGKAALFDHFVGISGIPILIQNKDPQVIIDTVKHIAPTFGAIKLEDIAAPECFEIEDALSQALDIPVMHDDQHGTAVVALAALLNASRFSGQMIGKSVVGVIGLGAAGMGISKLLLAFGVKSVIGTDLKDSARQMLENAGGTAGSLDDVMRESNIVIATTGCPGLIKPAMVRKGQVILALSNPNPEITPEDARQAGAAFAADGKVVNNALGFPGIFRGALNVRATRINNKMKIAAARAIAACAEERELVPSILHPEVHKKVAEAVERAALESGVIKPWE
- a CDS encoding DUF948 domain-containing protein, yielding MPLEVFTLIMMILVLIVVIFLIPLLLQLRGTVQRIDDLVRDVQHDLVPMLKELREASEHVKRTTQAAEKGSELLAALGEAGGAVNQFSHFLKHDVGRLAGNLAGFWAGFRAAGKTLARYAETKERS